A region from the Pelecanus crispus isolate bPelCri1 chromosome 11, bPelCri1.pri, whole genome shotgun sequence genome encodes:
- the VASN gene encoding vasorin, whose translation MNQLILCTLLLLAAGELAGACPTGCQCQDPKTILCAARRGQTVPRGLPPNTLSLYVFENGITMLSEDSFAGLHALQLLDLSQNKITSIQKNIFQPLTELVNLDLSSNQLQEITNETFHGLRLLERLYLQRNRIQHIHAAAFDTLENLLELKLQNNQLWAVPPLDLPNLLLLDISWNKIPAIAPGAFHAVNIESLKIAGLGLTSLNEELFQAQNNLHELDVSDNLLERVPAVLRRLGSLTKLSLAGNARISQLPAEDFHNLHNLQELDISNLNINTIPRDFSSFFPRLRAMTAAGNPFNCICQMSWLVQWVNASSVVLRRPEETRCHFPPKNSGKLLHHLQYADFGCPTTTTTTAPTTPRTTTLLLPAPLPTSSRPAPQPSTAAPTLGARAPRGSSTPVPFSGPPAPTSPPPPICPPRTCLNGGTCHLGAQNHLECLCPEGFAGVYCQVEVRRTTLSPATQAPLPSRRISIAQVSSTSLKVDLQNYVQSKMQLKGIRLSYRNLSGPDKRPVMLRLPASLSEYTVRALKPNCTYRVCIGPLGEKVSKEEHCAEAQTLPVSHQQHSPVTQSKDSNLTLMIVPALAAVLLLVVMVTAGTYYHRHRRAKAHAGTGVDASPLELEGVKACLENGDLSSHGRKVPEAAMLSGGSECEVPLMQSHYPSNNNTPGLKPSYF comes from the coding sequence ATGAACCAGCTGATCCTTTGCACGCTGCTTCTCTTGGCCGccggggagctggctggggcaTGTCCCACAGGCTGCCAGTGCCAAGACCCCAAGACCATCCTGTGTGCGGCCAGACGGGGACAGACCgtgccccgggggctgccccccaaCACCCTCTCCCTCTACGTCTTTGAGAATGGCATCACGATGCTCAGCGAGGACAGCTTTGCGGGCCTGCATGCCCTCCAGCTCTTGGACCTCTCACAAAACAAGATCACCAGCATCcagaaaaacatctttcagCCCCTGACAGAGCTTGTCAACTTGGACCTGTCCTCTAACCAGCTGCAGGAGATCACCAATGAGACCTTCCATGGGCTGCGGCTGCTGGAGCGGCTCTACCTGCAGAGGAACAGGATCCAGCACATCCATGCTGCTGCCTTTGACACGCTGGAGAACCTGCTGGAACTGAAGCTGCAGAACAACCAGCTCTGGGCTGTGCCcccccttgacctgcccaacctcctgctgctggacATCAGCTGGAACAAGATCCCTGCCATTGCACCAGGGGCCTTCCATGCCGTCAACATTGAGTCCCTGAAGATTGCGGGGCTGGGCCTGACGAGCTTAAATGAGGAGCTCTTCCAGGCCCAGAACAACCTCCATGAGCTGGATGTCTCTGATAACCTGCTGGAGCGTGTCCCAGCGGTGCTGCGGCGGCTGGGGAGCCTCACCAAGCTCAGCCTGGCTGGCAATGCCCGCATCTCCCAGCTGCCGGCAGAGGACTTCCACAACCTTCACAACCTCCAGGAGCTGGACATCAGCAACCTCAACATCAACACCATCCCTCGGGATTTCTCCAGCTTCTTCCCCAGGCTGCGGGCCATGACGGCCGCTGGCAACCCCTTCAACTGCATCTGCCAGATGAGCTGGCTGGTGCAGTGGGTAAACGCCAGCAGTGTGGTCCTCCGGCGGCCCGAGGAGACGCGCTGCcacttccccccaaaaaactctggcaagctcctccaccacctGCAGTACGCCGACTTCGGCTGCCCCACCACCACTACCACCACTGCCCCCACCACCCCACGCAccaccacgctgctgctgcctgcaccgctccccaccagcagccGCCCGGCGCCgcagcccagcactgctgctcccaCCCTGGGGGCCagggccccccggggcagctCCACGCCGGTGCCCTTCAGtggccccccggcccccaccagccccccgccgcccatCTGTCCCCCTCGCACGTGTCTGAACGGTGGCACCTGCCACCTGGGTGCCCAAAACCACCTGGAGTGCCTGTGCCCAGAAGGTTTCGCTGGGGTGTACTGCCAGGTGGAGGTGAGGAGGACGACGCTGTCCCCAGCCACACAGGCCCCGCTGCCCAGCCGGCGGATCAGCATCGCGCAGGTCAGCAGCACCTCCCTCAAAGTGGACTTGCAGAACTACGTCCAGtccaaaatgcagctgaaggGCATCCGCTTGAGCTACCGAAATCTCTCCGGGCCAGACAAGCGGCCGGTGATGCTGCGTTTGCCGGCTTCGCTTTCTGAGTACACAGTGCGGGCACTGAAGCCCAACTGCACCTACCGGGTCTGCATCGGGCCCCTGGGGGAGAAGGTCTCCAAGGAGGAGCACTGCGCCGAGGCACAGACCTTGCCGGTGAGCCACCAGCAGCACTCACCCGTCACCCAGAGCAAGGACAGCAACCTGACCCTGATGATTGTCCCCGcgctggctgctgtgctgctgctggtggtgatGGTGACTGCTGGCACGTACTACCATCGGCACCGCCGAGCAAAGGCACACGCTGGCACCGGGGTGGACGCCAGCCCACTGGAGCTGGAAGGGGTGAAAGCCTGCCTGGAAAATGGGGATTTGAGCAGCCACGGCCGCAAGGTGCCAGAGGCGGCAATGCTTTCTGGCGGCTCCGAGTGCGAGGTCCCACTCATGCAGTCGCACTaccccagcaacaacaacacCCCGGGGCTCAAACCCTCCTATTTCTGA